In a single window of the Lusitaniella coriacea LEGE 07157 genome:
- a CDS encoding CHASE2 domain-containing protein, with protein MKKLVIFKLNGNLRKGGFDATIEVGLDGDRASLELEGKLPENPELADAIACHWEEKYRPLGMSYRIKPGNIIYSGSIHRVKECQTSAAALRDRVNRWLKSESFQNLNLQLRSELNREDEIRILLRTNDPLLHKLPWHKWDFFDSYSNAEIAFSSPQFIKPPDPLQPPNKGKVKILVILGHSERINVERDREILNNLDKNRAEVKFLNEPDGKQINDSLWEQGWDIIFFAGHSETVEDIGRIYINPTESLTFERDSQLWYGLRKAVERGLKLAIFNSCDGLGLAKQLDDLHIPQMIVMRDFVADLVAQEFLKQFLKNYISGQPLYLAAREAREFLQGMEEDLPCASWLPVIWQNPAAIPPRWDALVPEPPASPSQRKKRSWRTLLFASLVVASLVLGVRSLGWLQPAELKTYDQMMRLRPSEGTDRRLLIVEVTEDDLTLPEQKNRKDSLSDLALSKLIEKLEAYEPRAIGLNIIRDFPVDENVPQLRAQFQQNDRVYGACRARDTKTYPSLSPPPDLPTHRVGFIDDESDSDGVVRRHLLFMDRSATSKCQSNYEFSVRLAWHYLKQEGIRQSFQGKNLQLGQTVFKRLQSPVGAYQKADTRGGQILLNYRPSEQVAETVTLENVLRDSVPAENVRDRIVLIGANNLAAPRVVTPYQAKFPVVRLQAHAISQILNAVLENRPLMGFLPRWCDALWIFVWSGVGGALAIYCGSRLQWRIAGGLALTILWGASNVLLLQGFWVPFIPAVLGLGGASVLGLWLRQNSVFRPSPALLGGLGAMLLLHILLVPSTPFLSGAIALATAGTATLAVRQSQRQRLS; from the coding sequence ATGAAAAAGTTAGTCATTTTCAAACTCAATGGGAACCTGCGAAAGGGAGGGTTTGATGCGACAATTGAAGTTGGTTTGGATGGCGATCGCGCGTCTTTGGAATTAGAGGGAAAATTGCCGGAGAATCCAGAACTCGCTGACGCGATCGCGTGCCATTGGGAAGAGAAATACCGTCCCCTAGGAATGTCCTATCGCATCAAGCCGGGAAACATTATTTATAGCGGTTCGATTCATCGCGTTAAGGAATGTCAAACCTCCGCAGCAGCATTGCGCGATCGCGTCAACCGATGGCTGAAATCGGAATCCTTTCAAAACCTCAATCTCCAACTGCGATCGGAATTAAATCGCGAGGATGAAATTCGCATTCTTTTGCGCACCAACGACCCCCTATTACACAAACTCCCTTGGCACAAATGGGATTTTTTCGACAGCTACAGCAATGCAGAAATTGCCTTTAGTTCCCCTCAATTCATCAAACCTCCCGACCCTTTGCAACCCCCGAACAAAGGGAAGGTCAAAATTTTAGTGATTTTGGGTCACAGCGAGAGAATTAATGTCGAGCGCGATCGCGAAATTCTCAACAACTTAGACAAAAATCGCGCAGAAGTAAAGTTCCTCAATGAACCCGACGGCAAACAGATCAACGACAGTCTTTGGGAACAAGGGTGGGACATCATCTTTTTTGCCGGACACAGCGAAACCGTAGAGGACATCGGACGCATTTATATCAATCCCACCGAAAGTCTAACCTTCGAGCGAGACAGCCAACTGTGGTACGGTTTGCGCAAAGCCGTCGAACGGGGATTGAAACTGGCAATCTTCAACTCCTGCGACGGGTTGGGGTTGGCGAAGCAACTCGACGATTTGCACATTCCCCAAATGATTGTCATGCGGGACTTTGTGGCGGATTTGGTCGCTCAAGAATTCCTGAAACAATTCCTCAAGAACTATATTAGCGGTCAGCCGTTGTACCTTGCCGCGCGAGAGGCAAGAGAGTTTTTACAAGGGATGGAAGAAGACCTTCCCTGTGCCAGTTGGTTGCCAGTCATTTGGCAAAATCCGGCGGCGATCCCTCCCCGTTGGGATGCGCTGGTTCCAGAGCCTCCCGCTTCCCCTTCCCAGCGCAAAAAACGGTCTTGGCGAACCCTATTGTTTGCCAGTTTGGTGGTGGCAAGTTTGGTTTTGGGAGTGCGATCCTTGGGATGGTTGCAACCGGCAGAACTGAAAACCTACGACCAAATGATGCGCCTGCGACCCAGTGAGGGAACCGATCGCCGTTTGTTGATTGTAGAGGTGACGGAGGACGATTTGACCCTCCCCGAACAAAAAAACCGCAAAGACTCTCTTTCGGATTTAGCACTCTCCAAACTCATAGAAAAATTAGAAGCCTACGAACCCCGCGCGATCGGTTTAAATATTATTCGCGATTTTCCCGTGGATGAAAACGTCCCTCAATTGAGAGCGCAATTTCAGCAAAACGATCGCGTTTATGGTGCTTGTCGTGCGAGAGATACAAAAACGTATCCTTCACTCTCCCCACCTCCCGATCTTCCTACGCATCGCGTGGGATTTATTGACGACGAATCAGATTCTGATGGCGTGGTTCGCCGTCACCTCCTCTTTATGGATCGTTCTGCAACCTCGAAATGTCAATCAAACTATGAGTTCAGCGTTCGTTTAGCTTGGCACTACCTCAAACAGGAAGGAATCCGTCAAAGTTTTCAAGGGAAAAACCTTCAGTTGGGTCAAACGGTGTTTAAGCGCTTGCAATCCCCTGTTGGTGCATATCAAAAAGCAGATACGAGAGGAGGTCAAATCCTGCTCAATTATCGTCCCTCCGAACAGGTTGCAGAAACCGTGACGCTCGAAAATGTGTTGCGCGATAGCGTTCCTGCTGAAAATGTGCGCGATCGAATCGTTCTCATTGGTGCGAATAATCTAGCTGCTCCAAGAGTTGTCACCCCGTATCAAGCAAAATTCCCCGTCGTGCGCTTACAAGCACACGCCATTAGTCAAATTCTTAACGCAGTTCTCGAAAACCGACCGCTCATGGGATTTCTCCCTCGTTGGTGCGACGCATTGTGGATATTCGTTTGGTCTGGAGTAGGGGGAGCGTTGGCAATCTACTGTGGCTCTCGCCTTCAGTGGAGAATTGCAGGCGGTTTAGCATTAACGATTTTGTGGGGAGCGAGTAATGTCTTGCTCCTCCAAGGGTTTTGGGTTCCCTTCATTCCCGCCGTTCTTGGCTTAGGAGGCGCGAGTGTTTTAGGACTCTGGCTGCGCCAAAATTCCGTATTTCGTCCCTCTCCCGCACTTCTGGGAGGATTGGGTGCGATGCTCCTCCTACACATTCTTCTGGTTCCATCTACCCCTTTCTTGTCCGGCGCGATCGCGCTGGCGACGGCTGGAACGGCAACTCTTGCTGTCCGGCAATCTCAACGACAGCGATTGTCATAG
- a CDS encoding DUF928 domain-containing protein: protein MKRIFQLTQFTCILAWVAFGLPPIQLKPLHSQLHSSSEQATSLSDPPSTGIPNNGNTGGNGSRGCSDPLLALVKNQSGERMGFTRQERPTFWVYLPYEQEQLAGGKLKFSLRSLHNGEEKNQYEQKIEIHGKTPGVIGITLPPDAPALDPEQEYKWYVFVDVYCPDDPYATPEKETVSALVIRKEVSANVASEEDFVYDRLSEIAQSENPEERQQQWLQFLQSLNLEQNRETLADKCCTILNPSTPISYQ from the coding sequence ATGAAACGCATTTTTCAATTGACTCAATTTACCTGTATCCTTGCATGGGTTGCGTTCGGTTTACCGCCGATTCAACTAAAGCCATTACATTCCCAATTGCACTCTTCTTCCGAGCAAGCCACTTCTTTAAGCGATCCTCCTTCAACAGGTATCCCGAACAATGGTAATACTGGTGGAAATGGTAGTCGCGGTTGTTCGGATCCCCTCCTTGCACTCGTTAAAAATCAATCGGGTGAGCGTATGGGATTTACACGCCAAGAACGACCCACTTTTTGGGTGTATCTTCCCTATGAGCAAGAACAGCTTGCCGGAGGAAAACTAAAATTTAGTTTGCGCAGTTTGCACAATGGCGAAGAAAAAAACCAGTACGAACAAAAAATAGAAATTCACGGGAAAACGCCAGGAGTTATTGGCATTACATTACCTCCTGATGCACCTGCGTTAGACCCAGAACAAGAGTATAAATGGTATGTTTTTGTTGATGTGTACTGTCCGGATGACCCCTACGCTACCCCTGAAAAAGAAACAGTTTCGGCTTTAGTAATTCGTAAAGAGGTTAGCGCAAATGTAGCTTCTGAAGAGGATTTTGTTTACGATCGCCTGAGCGAGATCGCGCAATCTGAAAACCCTGAAGAACGCCAGCAACAATGGTTGCAATTTCTCCAATCCTTAAACCTCGAACAGAATCGAGAAACCCTCGCAGATAAGTGTTGCACGATCCTCAATCCCTCAACGCCAATTTCCTACCAATAA
- a CDS encoding CHAT domain-containing protein, with product MFVSVSAIPAIAQGSVAQQIPPIATDARTLQQEARQLYEGENYEDAIARLEVAKQQLQGSGNALEKALVSSNLSLAYQAVGQWENAEEEIAQSLALLESLESSPQIQRATAGTLESRSQLELTLGKPEASLDSLQAAMVLYRELQNSTGMLRVGINQSFALQEVGRDRAALQQLLPLIPTILAQPDSPLKATAFRSLGNLLRVVGDDGTIEQLFEEFWQQPETGKLDDLEKSRQLLQQSSELSISSQDIARAHLSLGNTERAAYFREKDALERLGRGKQKQVSQLTKFLDAALAQYQKVNNQTIFPLFRLQAQLNSLSLLVDFERSFLTHPQALQQFPNLLPLLTQLPDSRGVIYAEINFVETLLKLGEHRGDFSQFPNNNELEEFLRRAIAQSKKLQDNRAKSYSTGMLGKLYETQQDWEEAQKVTQSAILLADAAKAPDILYQWQWQLGRVLREQRKVQDAIAVYEQAIATLDIVRQDLLSLKNQDTRFLFRDNVEPVYRELVDLLLQQQVKKVTLASEQIETHQDKKKLNRARRLMEQLQVAELEDYLRCQLGHNNLASLDEVIENNSLNAAVIYPIVLEDRLEIILKLPTKVRDKNIIARNEIIADSSHTSDLMHFTQEISARDLEEKVLKLREDIQEEKDAEDEDYRKDFNELYELLIRPLEPALEAHKIETLVFVLDNILKNLPISALYDGEQYVIEKYSIALNLGIELIDSSPFEKKDLKVLAAGVSEKIENRDALPNVGLELETIQEIIPSSKILLNQSFTTKALQREIETQYFPVLHLATHGKFSSLLEETKIWAYREAINVNQLENLLQRQQDPLELLVLSACETAIGDRRAMLGMAGIAFQAGAKSTIGSIFAVKDRSAKLLMEKFYRNLIESDATIAEALRRAQLDLLSDKTYKKPYHWSPYLLVGNWR from the coding sequence TTGTTTGTTAGCGTCAGTGCAATTCCCGCGATCGCTCAGGGTTCTGTCGCACAACAAATCCCTCCGATAGCCACAGATGCGAGAACCTTACAACAGGAGGCCAGACAGCTCTATGAAGGGGAAAATTATGAGGACGCGATCGCGCGCCTCGAAGTGGCAAAACAGCAGTTACAGGGGTCGGGAAATGCTTTAGAGAAGGCGTTGGTGTCGAGCAATTTATCCTTGGCGTATCAGGCGGTGGGACAGTGGGAGAATGCGGAGGAGGAGATCGCGCAAAGTTTGGCGCTGTTGGAGTCGTTGGAGTCCTCGCCGCAAATTCAACGCGCAACGGCAGGAACCCTGGAGAGTCGCAGTCAGTTAGAGTTAACGTTGGGTAAACCGGAAGCGTCTTTGGACTCGTTACAAGCGGCGATGGTTCTCTACCGGGAACTTCAGAATTCAACGGGGATGTTGCGGGTGGGGATTAACCAAAGTTTTGCGTTGCAGGAGGTGGGACGCGATCGCGCGGCACTGCAACAGCTACTTCCCCTCATTCCCACAATTCTCGCACAACCGGACTCTCCTCTCAAAGCAACGGCGTTTCGCAGTTTGGGAAATTTGCTGCGGGTGGTGGGAGATGACGGGACAATCGAACAGCTATTTGAGGAGTTTTGGCAACAACCGGAGACGGGAAAGTTAGACGATCTGGAAAAGTCCCGACAATTGTTGCAACAGAGTTCAGAATTATCGATATCTTCTCAAGATATTGCACGCGCTCATTTGAGTTTGGGAAATACGGAACGTGCGGCTTATTTCCGAGAGAAAGATGCTTTGGAGCGCCTGGGGAGAGGTAAACAGAAACAGGTTAGCCAACTCACAAAATTTTTAGATGCTGCATTAGCACAGTATCAAAAAGTAAATAATCAAACTATTTTTCCGCTCTTTCGCCTGCAAGCGCAACTCAATTCTCTCAGTTTGTTAGTTGACTTTGAGCGGTCTTTTTTGACTCATCCTCAAGCTCTCCAACAGTTTCCTAATCTCCTTCCTTTATTAACCCAATTACCCGACAGTCGTGGGGTGATTTATGCGGAGATTAATTTTGTGGAAACGCTGTTGAAATTGGGGGAGCATCGAGGGGATTTTTCGCAGTTTCCTAATAATAATGAATTGGAAGAATTTTTAAGGCGCGCGATCGCGCAATCTAAGAAACTCCAAGATAATCGTGCGAAATCCTACTCCACGGGAATGCTAGGAAAGCTGTACGAAACGCAGCAGGATTGGGAGGAGGCGCAAAAAGTAACTCAAAGTGCCATCTTACTCGCAGATGCGGCGAAAGCACCGGATATTCTCTATCAGTGGCAATGGCAGTTGGGACGGGTGTTGCGGGAACAAAGGAAAGTGCAGGACGCGATCGCGGTTTACGAACAAGCAATTGCAACCTTAGACATTGTACGGCAAGATTTATTGAGTTTAAAAAACCAAGACACTCGATTTCTCTTTCGCGATAATGTGGAACCCGTCTATCGTGAATTAGTGGATTTATTACTGCAACAACAAGTCAAAAAAGTGACTCTCGCCAGCGAACAAATTGAAACGCATCAAGACAAGAAAAAGTTAAATCGAGCGCGTCGATTGATGGAGCAATTACAGGTTGCAGAGTTGGAAGATTACTTGCGCTGTCAGTTAGGTCATAATAACCTCGCTTCTCTCGATGAAGTAATTGAAAATAATAGCTTGAATGCGGCAGTAATTTATCCCATTGTCCTTGAGGATCGATTGGAAATTATTTTAAAATTGCCAACAAAAGTGCGCGATAAAAATATAATAGCACGCAACGAAATCATCGCAGATTCCTCCCATACAAGCGATTTAATGCACTTCACTCAGGAGATTTCAGCACGAGATTTAGAAGAAAAAGTCCTGAAACTTCGCGAAGATATTCAAGAGGAAAAAGATGCCGAGGATGAAGACTATCGAAAAGATTTTAATGAGTTGTATGAGCTTCTGATACGTCCCTTAGAACCTGCGTTAGAAGCGCATAAAATTGAAACCTTGGTTTTTGTTTTGGATAATATTCTGAAAAACCTGCCCATTTCTGCTCTCTATGATGGCGAACAATATGTTATCGAAAAATATAGTATTGCACTGAACTTAGGGATAGAATTAATTGACTCTAGTCCATTTGAGAAGAAAGACCTAAAAGTTTTAGCCGCAGGAGTGAGCGAAAAGATAGAAAATCGTGATGCCTTACCTAATGTAGGATTAGAGTTAGAGACAATTCAGGAGATTATTCCAAGTAGTAAGATTTTATTGAATCAAAGTTTTACAACAAAAGCACTACAACGAGAAATTGAAACGCAATATTTTCCCGTTCTTCATTTAGCCACTCATGGAAAATTTAGTTCGCTCCTGGAAGAAACGAAAATTTGGGCTTACAGAGAAGCAATTAATGTCAATCAGTTGGAAAACTTGCTACAACGCCAACAAGACCCCCTAGAACTGCTTGTGTTGAGTGCTTGCGAAACTGCAATTGGGGATCGACGCGCAATGTTGGGGATGGCGGGGATTGCGTTTCAAGCAGGAGCAAAAAGTACGATCGGTTCTATATTCGCAGTCAAAGATCGCTCGGCAAAACTTCTGATGGAAAAATTTTATCGCAATCTAATAGAATCGGACGCGACGATTGCTGAAGCATTGCGTCGCGCCCAATTGGATTTATTATCAGATAAGACCTACAAAAAACCCTATCACTGGTCGCCGTATTTATTGGTAGGAAATTGGCGTTGA